A single genomic interval of Aestuariirhabdus haliotis harbors:
- a CDS encoding DNA topoisomerase III has protein sequence MKLYIAEKPSLGRAIAAVLPKPHRKEDGCIWLGNGDCVSWCIGHLLEQAEPEAYDPAFKQWQMEHLPIVPESWQLKPRPQSRKQLSVLRKLVKQADQLVHAGDPDREGQLLVDEVLDYLGVKGQRFEAVKRCLISDLNPQSVLRSLADLRPNKEFMPLSVSALARSRADWLYGINMTRATTLQGRKVGFQGLLSVGRVQTPVLGLVVQRDAEIEHFQSKAYFEVWAQLQTATGDTFNAKWLPSEACRPHQDEEGRVLNRSLADNVVQRIQGQTATVESLKGKEGRQLAPLPYNLSALQIDAAKRFGLSAKQVLDLCQQLYERHKLITYPRSDCRYLPVQHFQEVGKVTHAIATNCTGLGDAVTHANLKQRGRAWNDARVTAHHAIIPTERQLDTAKLDRRELQLYELIARQYLMQFYDAWCYRDTRVFLTLSGGQFEARARQVLQPGWKALLPATKKNKADASQVGDVASSGDDKDAPPIQTLPDLKQGDSLLCLQAAVKDKQTQPLKHFTDATLLAAMTGIARFVSDPDTRRILRDTDGLGTEATRAGIIELLFQRQFLQRQGKQIRASEIGNALINSLPEAVATPDMTARWEAQLEAICERQSNYQGFMQPLQQSLQALIVLSQANLPTAFGAVQAPARKWRGKGAKKPKRNRGTTAANGSRAKPGAGKAAGASKAAGTNRAKSASRPKPAAGRGSSSSSQAKSARSGSAA, from the coding sequence ATGAAACTCTATATTGCTGAAAAGCCCAGCCTGGGGCGGGCCATTGCCGCCGTACTGCCCAAGCCTCATCGTAAGGAGGATGGTTGTATCTGGTTGGGCAATGGCGATTGTGTCAGCTGGTGCATAGGTCACCTGCTGGAACAAGCCGAACCGGAAGCCTACGACCCGGCATTTAAACAGTGGCAGATGGAGCACCTTCCCATCGTTCCCGAGAGCTGGCAACTGAAGCCGCGCCCGCAGTCCCGTAAACAGTTGTCGGTACTGCGTAAGCTGGTCAAGCAAGCTGATCAGCTGGTGCATGCGGGGGATCCTGATCGCGAAGGCCAGCTGCTGGTGGATGAGGTGCTCGATTACCTGGGAGTGAAAGGCCAGCGTTTCGAGGCGGTTAAGCGCTGCCTGATCAGCGATCTCAACCCCCAATCGGTCTTGCGCTCACTCGCTGACCTGCGCCCCAATAAAGAATTTATGCCGCTCTCGGTGTCGGCCCTGGCCCGTTCCAGGGCGGACTGGCTGTATGGCATCAATATGACCCGCGCCACGACATTGCAGGGTCGAAAGGTCGGTTTCCAGGGGTTACTGAGTGTCGGCCGGGTGCAGACGCCGGTGCTGGGGCTGGTGGTGCAGCGCGATGCCGAGATCGAACACTTTCAAAGCAAGGCCTATTTTGAGGTCTGGGCGCAATTGCAAACGGCAACGGGTGACACCTTTAACGCCAAATGGTTGCCCAGTGAGGCTTGCCGTCCCCATCAGGACGAAGAGGGCAGGGTGTTGAACCGTTCGCTGGCCGATAACGTGGTGCAGCGCATACAGGGCCAAACGGCAACGGTAGAGAGCCTTAAGGGAAAAGAAGGCAGACAGCTTGCGCCTTTGCCCTATAATTTGTCGGCCTTGCAGATCGATGCAGCCAAGCGCTTTGGGCTTAGTGCCAAACAGGTGCTGGATCTGTGTCAGCAGCTCTATGAGCGTCATAAGTTGATTACTTACCCCCGCTCTGATTGCCGCTACTTACCCGTTCAGCACTTTCAGGAGGTGGGTAAGGTAACCCATGCAATTGCTACTAATTGCACGGGGCTTGGCGATGCAGTGACCCATGCCAACCTGAAACAGCGAGGACGGGCCTGGAATGATGCCAGGGTGACGGCACATCACGCCATTATCCCGACAGAGCGCCAGCTGGATACCGCTAAACTGGACCGTCGGGAATTGCAGTTGTACGAATTGATCGCACGTCAATATCTGATGCAGTTTTATGATGCCTGGTGTTATCGCGATACGAGAGTATTTCTCACATTATCCGGTGGCCAATTCGAAGCCAGGGCCCGCCAGGTTCTACAGCCAGGATGGAAAGCCCTGTTGCCAGCCACCAAAAAGAATAAAGCCGACGCTTCTCAAGTGGGTGATGTTGCTTCGTCAGGTGATGATAAGGATGCGCCTCCCATTCAAACCTTGCCCGACCTAAAGCAAGGAGATTCGTTGTTATGCCTGCAGGCGGCGGTGAAAGACAAGCAGACCCAGCCGCTGAAACATTTTACCGATGCTACATTGCTGGCCGCGATGACCGGTATTGCCCGTTTTGTCAGCGATCCGGACACCCGCCGTATTCTTCGCGATACCGATGGTCTGGGCACAGAAGCCACCAGGGCTGGTATTATCGAACTGTTGTTTCAGCGCCAGTTTTTGCAGCGCCAGGGCAAGCAGATTCGCGCCAGCGAGATCGGTAACGCCCTGATAAACAGTTTGCCTGAGGCGGTGGCAACCCCGGATATGACGGCGCGCTGGGAAGCGCAGCTGGAAGCCATTTGCGAACGTCAGTCGAACTATCAGGGCTTTATGCAACCCTTGCAACAGAGCCTGCAAGCCTTGATTGTACTGTCCCAGGCCAATCTGCCAACAGCGTTTGGGGCGGTGCAAGCACCCGCAAGAAAATGGCGAGGCAAAGGCGCGAAAAAGCCCAAACGCAACCGAGGGACAACAGCTGCGAATGGCAGTCGAGCAAAGCCTGGTGCCGGCAAGGCGGCCGGTGCGAGTAAGGCCGCGGGTACGAACAGGGCTAAAAGCGCCTCTAGACCCAAGCCTGCCGCTGGTCGTGGCAGTAGCTCGTCGAGCCAGGCCAAGTCGGCCAGGTCCGGAAGCGCGGCCTGA
- a CDS encoding DUF938 domain-containing protein has product MDKPVSQPCLRNQQAICEALQAHFAEVGSVLEVGSGTGQHAVYMARHLPHLKWQPSDLAPALPGIELWRQEAALDNVLPPLVLDVTSNPWPLSDRYGGAFTANTLHFVGWSVVEALLAGVATHLASGAVFCAYGPFNRDGQYTSEGNRELDVWLRERDPDSGIKDMADIASRSARVGLVLQGEDAMPANNLLLRFIRT; this is encoded by the coding sequence ATGGACAAGCCCGTCAGTCAGCCCTGCCTGCGCAATCAGCAGGCGATATGCGAGGCGCTTCAGGCGCACTTCGCCGAGGTTGGGAGCGTGTTGGAAGTTGGCAGTGGTACCGGCCAACATGCGGTCTATATGGCTCGGCATCTGCCTCATCTGAAATGGCAGCCCAGTGATTTGGCTCCAGCCTTGCCGGGGATTGAGCTTTGGCGTCAAGAGGCCGCGTTGGACAATGTGTTGCCCCCGCTTGTGCTCGATGTCACCTCGAATCCCTGGCCGCTTTCGGATCGGTATGGCGGCGCCTTTACCGCCAATACCCTGCATTTTGTCGGCTGGTCGGTGGTCGAGGCGTTACTCGCAGGGGTTGCCACTCACTTGGCTTCCGGGGCTGTGTTTTGCGCTTACGGACCCTTTAACCGTGACGGGCAATACACCAGCGAAGGCAATCGGGAGCTGGATGTCTGGTTGCGGGAGCGTGACCCCGATAGCGGTATCAAGGATATGGCTGATATTGCTTCCCGCTCGGCTCGGGTCGGGCTGGTGTTACAGGGCGAGGATGCTATGCCGGCCAATAATCTGCTCTTAAGGTTTATTCGCACCTGA
- a CDS encoding AraC family transcriptional regulator has product MNSVTPSSSATPADISSRVDETLGASRAQRHQQMTLPGGISLGHWSNHQDRVSYENLNHHTLSLYLQGGGPSIRRRDLPQLKGQPDSLCLFPVGHDSQWEIDDYLEFIHLYFTDEALGQLALTALDLDPRRVALPDLTYFDDPELVSLMHREMMPLQWQGVEQTLALQQASEAVMLHLLKRYVRPGTDPGLFRGGLTLAVRKRVEEYMRDQLHRALSLEELAGIAQLSPFHFNRMFRISMACTPHQYLTRLRIEHARERLSGAESIAEIALDCGFSNQSHFGRVFRQLVGVTPARYRKAVS; this is encoded by the coding sequence ATGAATTCGGTTACTCCATCTTCTTCGGCAACTCCTGCAGATATCTCGTCCCGCGTGGATGAGACGCTGGGGGCATCCCGGGCGCAGCGTCACCAGCAGATGACCCTGCCCGGTGGCATCAGCCTGGGCCATTGGAGCAATCATCAGGACCGGGTCAGTTACGAAAATCTCAATCACCATACCCTGAGCCTTTACCTGCAGGGCGGTGGTCCCAGTATTCGCCGCAGGGATCTGCCGCAGCTAAAAGGTCAGCCCGATAGCCTCTGCCTGTTCCCGGTGGGGCACGACTCACAGTGGGAGATTGACGATTATCTGGAGTTTATCCATCTCTACTTTACCGATGAGGCGCTTGGGCAACTGGCTCTGACGGCGCTGGATCTGGACCCGCGGCGGGTGGCTTTGCCAGACCTGACCTATTTTGACGACCCCGAGCTGGTTAGCCTGATGCACCGGGAAATGATGCCGTTGCAATGGCAGGGGGTGGAACAAACCCTGGCGCTGCAACAAGCCAGCGAAGCCGTCATGTTGCATCTTTTAAAGCGCTATGTGCGACCGGGAACCGATCCGGGTCTGTTTCGTGGCGGGCTTACGCTGGCCGTGCGCAAGCGGGTCGAGGAGTATATGCGAGACCAACTGCACCGTGCGTTGTCGCTGGAGGAATTGGCCGGCATAGCCCAGCTGAGTCCGTTCCACTTCAATCGCATGTTTCGTATCAGCATGGCCTGCACGCCGCACCAGTATCTGACTCGCTTGCGCATCGAGCATGCCCGTGAGCGTTTGTCGGGGGCGGAATCGATTGCCGAGATCGCCCTGGACTGCGGTTTCAGTAACCAGAGCCACTTCGGTCGGGTGTTTCGCCAGCTGGTGGGGGTAACCCCCGCGCGGTATCGTAAGGCGGTGAGTTAA
- a CDS encoding DMT family transporter, translated as MNATLYLSTVLIWGTTWIAIHWQLGDVPVLASVFYRFAIAAALLLPLLYLSGRVQATNRRDHGFMVLQGICLFSMNFVCFYTAGLTVTSGLMSVIFSAATLFNAFNSRLIWGERPAPVVFVAGGLGIAGLVLMFWPELSKGSADLKGILLATLGTYLFSLGNMVSLRHSKKGLKPITSNAYAMIYGSLVLAALLAITGTPLAWDSEPRYIGSLLYLSVIGTIVGFTAYLSLVARIGANKAAYATVMFPVVALTLSTWFEGYQWTIASVAGLVLVLAGNALMLGLRWPDLLRPRTAKVTES; from the coding sequence ATGAACGCCACACTTTACCTCTCTACCGTCTTGATCTGGGGCACCACCTGGATCGCGATCCACTGGCAACTGGGAGACGTTCCCGTACTGGCTTCGGTGTTCTACCGTTTTGCCATAGCCGCAGCACTGTTACTGCCCCTGCTCTACCTGAGTGGTCGCGTGCAGGCTACCAACCGGCGGGATCATGGCTTTATGGTGCTTCAGGGGATCTGCCTGTTTTCAATGAATTTCGTTTGCTTCTATACCGCAGGGCTCACGGTCACCAGTGGTCTGATGTCGGTCATCTTCTCCGCCGCCACCCTGTTCAACGCCTTTAACAGTCGGCTGATCTGGGGTGAACGCCCTGCCCCTGTGGTGTTTGTCGCCGGTGGGCTTGGTATCGCCGGACTGGTGCTGATGTTCTGGCCCGAGCTCAGCAAGGGCTCGGCAGACCTCAAGGGTATCCTGCTCGCGACCCTCGGCACCTATCTCTTTTCCCTCGGCAATATGGTGTCGTTGCGTCACAGCAAGAAAGGCCTGAAACCCATCACCAGCAATGCCTACGCGATGATCTACGGATCCCTGGTACTGGCAGCGCTGCTGGCGATCACGGGAACTCCGCTGGCCTGGGACAGCGAACCTCGCTATATCGGCAGCCTGCTCTACCTCTCGGTGATTGGCACCATCGTGGGTTTCACCGCGTACCTGTCACTGGTGGCTCGTATCGGCGCCAACAAGGCGGCCTATGCCACAGTGATGTTTCCGGTCGTTGCCCTGACGCTCTCCACCTGGTTCGAAGGCTATCAATGGACCATCGCCAGCGTTGCCGGGCTGGTTTTGGTTCTGGCGGGTAATGCCCTCATGTTGGGATTGCGCTGGCCCGACCTGTTACGTCCGCGCACCGCCAAAGTCACGGAAAGCTAA
- a CDS encoding M14 family metallopeptidase codes for MQINAAFDGGNIEVVSAERADDIQLNIRTDHNSDFYQWFYFRLSGVRGQACHMKILNAAGAAYPGGWENYAAVASYDRKSWFRVPTTYRDGVLGIKHEPVHNAVYYAYFAPYSMEQHADFIASLQTHSRVQLKVLGETLDGQPLDQLVIGEPGAGKKKLWIQARQHPGETMASWWMEGFVPRLLDSNDAIARALLDKAVFYVVPNMNPDGSRRGHLRTNAAGANLNREWLTPTAEHSPEVLLVREQMAQIGVDFCLDVHGDEALPYNFIAGTHGIPSWNEQRLNAHNGFGQALRRANPDFQMVHGYPDNQPGNANMNMCTNYVAETFDCVAITLEMPFKDTADTPQPKEGWSPVRCKRLGASALDALHDIIDQL; via the coding sequence ATGCAGATTAATGCCGCTTTTGATGGTGGAAACATCGAGGTTGTCAGTGCCGAGCGTGCCGACGATATCCAGCTGAATATCCGCACCGATCACAACAGCGATTTCTATCAATGGTTTTATTTTCGCCTCAGTGGCGTGCGCGGCCAGGCCTGCCATATGAAAATCCTCAACGCCGCCGGCGCGGCCTACCCCGGTGGCTGGGAAAACTACGCAGCGGTTGCCTCTTACGATCGAAAAAGCTGGTTTCGGGTTCCTACCACTTACCGTGATGGAGTGCTGGGCATCAAGCACGAACCCGTACACAACGCCGTGTACTACGCCTACTTCGCCCCCTATTCGATGGAGCAACACGCCGATTTTATCGCCAGTTTGCAAACCCATAGCAGGGTGCAGCTAAAGGTATTGGGTGAAACCCTGGACGGACAGCCGCTGGATCAACTGGTTATTGGCGAGCCCGGCGCCGGCAAGAAAAAGCTCTGGATTCAGGCCCGCCAACATCCCGGTGAAACCATGGCCTCCTGGTGGATGGAAGGCTTCGTACCTCGCCTGCTCGACAGCAACGACGCCATTGCTCGCGCCTTGCTGGACAAAGCCGTTTTTTATGTGGTGCCCAATATGAACCCGGACGGCAGTCGCCGCGGACATTTGCGCACCAATGCCGCCGGCGCCAACCTCAACCGGGAGTGGCTGACACCCACGGCTGAACACAGCCCGGAAGTCCTGTTAGTACGCGAACAGATGGCGCAAATCGGGGTCGATTTCTGCCTCGATGTTCACGGTGATGAAGCCCTGCCCTATAACTTTATTGCCGGCACCCACGGTATCCCCTCCTGGAATGAGCAGCGGCTCAATGCCCACAACGGTTTTGGCCAGGCTCTGCGCCGTGCCAATCCGGATTTCCAGATGGTTCACGGTTACCCGGATAACCAGCCGGGCAATGCCAATATGAACATGTGCACCAACTACGTGGCAGAAACCTTCGACTGTGTTGCAATCACCCTGGAGATGCCCTTCAAGGATACCGCCGACACGCCGCAGCCCAAGGAAGGCTGGTCCCCGGTGCGCTGCAAGCGCCTTGGGGCAAGTGCCCTGGACGCCCTGCACGATATTATCGATCAGCTGTAA
- a CDS encoding alpha/beta hydrolase gives MSYLPCIEIEPEQPATSAVIWLHGLGASGHDFEPIVPELGLPESMAVRFVFPHAPQIPVTINGGMVMPAWYDILSMDIDRKIDQSQIMQSANAITALIEREIERGIDSQRILLAGFSQGGAVAYQTALSYDKPLAGLMALSTYLATHETLERSEANRQLPMIVDHGMYDPVVPEALGKHAVAVLQSWGYAPEYRTYPMEHQVCPQQIGDISRWLQKVLG, from the coding sequence ATGAGCTATTTACCCTGCATCGAAATTGAACCTGAGCAACCCGCTACCAGTGCCGTTATCTGGTTGCATGGGTTGGGCGCCAGCGGTCATGATTTCGAGCCCATCGTGCCCGAATTAGGTTTGCCCGAATCCATGGCGGTGCGCTTTGTGTTTCCCCATGCGCCGCAGATTCCGGTGACGATCAATGGCGGTATGGTGATGCCCGCCTGGTATGACATTCTATCGATGGATATCGACCGCAAGATCGATCAAAGCCAGATTATGCAATCGGCGAATGCGATTACCGCGTTGATCGAGCGGGAGATCGAACGGGGTATCGACAGTCAGCGTATTCTGCTGGCGGGTTTCTCCCAGGGCGGCGCAGTGGCTTATCAAACGGCGCTGAGCTATGACAAACCCCTGGCCGGGCTGATGGCGTTATCGACCTATCTGGCTACCCACGAAACCCTGGAGCGCAGCGAGGCCAATCGCCAGCTACCGATGATCGTCGATCATGGCATGTACGATCCTGTGGTACCGGAGGCTCTGGGTAAGCATGCGGTGGCGGTTTTGCAGTCCTGGGGTTATGCACCGGAATATCGTACCTACCCGATGGAGCATCAGGTGTGTCCGCAGCAGATTGGTGATATCTCCCGCTGGTTGCAGAAAGTGCTGGGGTAG
- a CDS encoding metal-dependent hydrolase — MDPVTQGVLGATLAQAASKPRFIIGATLLGIAGGMAPDLDILIRSETDPLLYLEFHRQFTHSLFFIPFGGALVGFLMHWVLGKRCGLLVWQSLLFATLGFATHALLDACTTYGTQLLWPFSNARVAWNTLSIIDPLYTLPLLALIIAAALKRRPTFARIALAWALIYPTIGMVQRDRAETIGWEIASQRGHEPIRLEAKPSFANLLVWKIVYETDQHYYVDAVRVAANHKVYPGQHIQKLNIARDLPWLDPASQQAQDIERFRWFSNGYIARDPERPNRVVDVRYSIIPNEIKALWGIELNPLADHRQHVQYQEGRDTGQQNRDKFWSMLFD, encoded by the coding sequence ATGGATCCTGTAACCCAGGGCGTTCTGGGCGCTACCCTGGCCCAAGCGGCCAGCAAACCCAGGTTTATTATCGGCGCGACATTACTCGGAATCGCCGGCGGCATGGCACCCGATCTGGATATTCTGATTCGCTCCGAAACCGATCCATTGCTGTACCTGGAATTTCACCGGCAGTTTACCCATTCGTTGTTTTTTATCCCCTTCGGCGGTGCCCTGGTGGGCTTTTTGATGCACTGGGTATTGGGTAAGCGTTGCGGTCTGTTGGTGTGGCAAAGCCTGCTGTTTGCCACCCTGGGGTTTGCTACCCACGCCTTGCTGGACGCCTGCACCACCTACGGCACCCAACTGCTCTGGCCCTTCAGCAATGCAAGGGTGGCCTGGAATACCCTGTCCATTATCGACCCCCTTTATACCCTGCCTTTGCTGGCCCTGATCATCGCTGCGGCGCTCAAACGGCGACCGACATTCGCCCGCATCGCGCTGGCATGGGCCCTGATCTACCCCACCATCGGCATGGTACAACGGGATCGGGCCGAAACCATTGGTTGGGAGATCGCCAGCCAACGCGGCCACGAACCGATTCGCCTGGAAGCCAAACCCAGTTTCGCCAATTTGCTGGTGTGGAAAATCGTCTATGAAACCGACCAGCATTATTACGTCGACGCCGTTCGGGTGGCCGCCAACCATAAGGTCTATCCGGGACAACATATTCAAAAGCTGAATATTGCTCGCGATCTGCCCTGGCTGGATCCTGCATCGCAGCAAGCTCAGGATATCGAACGTTTCCGCTGGTTTTCCAACGGTTACATCGCCAGGGATCCAGAGCGTCCAAACCGGGTGGTGGATGTGCGTTACTCCATTATCCCGAACGAGATCAAAGCCCTCTGGGGTATCGAGTTAAATCCATTGGCCGATCATCGACAGCATGTTCAATACCAGGAGGGGCGCGATACCGGCCAGCAGAATCGCGACAAATTCTGGAGTATGTTGTTCGACTGA
- a CDS encoding M16 family metallopeptidase produces the protein MSWLGGANAVQAERYSRDGLYQVDRIDLANGLKVLLKPTDGAHNVSIRLVVGIGMDHYSCEDRELPHLLEHMMFSGTSQYSETELEDLVSSWGASWNAYTDTEQTEYHFDLYSGYQNEAVSLLYQMMTDTRFTEDRVANSRDVVHRESGHDDSAVYNWLFEMGLFHSAASKFMYDMEALCPVLDTANHLDRQRLVDERDKHYVPANMTLIVVGDIDNDLLTTIEQTFGQMIAKPVQVPPLTPYLTPARAKYDGTLSSLFGSESEVGVVYLTENLYSPDLYALTILDRYVDNELYARLRTREGITYTPGTSSLKDSRGGWLWGYADVSPDDENLALEIIEQIFAELKVQGIDQETLQSLIRTDLLEYSISYETNSSLADLYTASLFELQGDRFLDMEAATESLTVEQMNEVIQRNLGGTGYRIVESPLMSFGAFITSIVALLLVAALALWRWWLRRRSR, from the coding sequence ATGTCCTGGCTTGGTGGGGCGAATGCGGTTCAGGCAGAACGTTATAGCCGGGATGGGCTGTATCAGGTTGATCGTATAGATCTGGCCAACGGCCTGAAGGTGTTGCTGAAACCGACCGACGGGGCTCATAACGTTTCCATCCGCCTGGTGGTGGGTATTGGCATGGACCATTACAGCTGCGAGGATCGCGAACTGCCCCACCTGCTGGAGCACATGATGTTCAGTGGCACCAGCCAATACAGTGAAACCGAGCTGGAAGACCTGGTCAGCAGCTGGGGGGCATCCTGGAATGCCTATACCGACACGGAACAAACCGAATATCACTTCGACCTGTACAGCGGTTATCAAAATGAAGCGGTCTCTTTGCTCTATCAGATGATGACGGATACTCGTTTTACCGAAGACCGAGTCGCGAACAGTCGTGATGTGGTGCATCGTGAATCGGGCCACGATGACAGTGCGGTCTATAACTGGTTGTTTGAAATGGGGTTGTTTCACAGTGCGGCGTCCAAATTTATGTACGATATGGAAGCCCTGTGTCCGGTGCTGGATACCGCCAATCATCTGGATCGACAACGCCTGGTGGATGAGCGGGATAAACATTATGTTCCCGCAAATATGACTCTGATCGTGGTTGGGGATATCGATAATGATTTGCTCACCACCATTGAACAGACCTTCGGCCAGATGATCGCCAAGCCCGTTCAGGTGCCTCCTCTGACGCCTTACCTGACACCGGCTCGGGCGAAATACGATGGCACTCTGTCATCGCTGTTTGGTAGTGAGAGCGAAGTGGGGGTGGTCTATCTGACGGAAAATCTCTACTCGCCGGACCTTTACGCTCTGACCATTCTGGATCGTTATGTGGACAACGAACTCTATGCCCGGCTGCGCACGCGGGAGGGGATTACCTATACCCCGGGGACCTCGTCTTTAAAAGATTCACGCGGTGGTTGGCTGTGGGGGTATGCCGATGTGTCTCCGGATGATGAAAACCTGGCGTTGGAGATCATTGAGCAAATCTTTGCCGAACTGAAAGTGCAGGGCATCGATCAAGAAACCCTGCAAAGCCTGATTCGTACCGATTTGCTGGAATACAGCATCAGCTATGAAACCAACAGCTCATTGGCCGATCTGTACACGGCCTCACTGTTTGAGCTGCAAGGCGATCGCTTTCTTGATATGGAAGCGGCCACCGAGTCCTTGACCGTCGAGCAGATGAACGAGGTGATCCAACGTAACCTGGGGGGTACCGGCTATCGAATTGTGGAGTCGCCTTTGATGAGCTTCGGCGCCTTTATCACCAGCATTGTGGCGCTATTGCTGGTTGCGGCGCTGGCCCTGTGGCGCTGGTGGCTTCGGCGTCGATCGCGTTAG
- the cynS gene encoding cyanase: MISHRDEVTQMILAAKVTKGIKWKDVAAEIGLSKEWTTAACLGQMALDKSQAELVGRLFDLPDEAVAWLQIAPYKGSLPTAVPTDPLIYRWYELVNVYGTTIKELIHEEFGDGIMSAIDFSMDIQREADPKGDRVNVVMSGKFLPYKTY, from the coding sequence ATGATCAGTCATCGTGATGAAGTCACTCAAATGATTCTGGCTGCCAAGGTCACTAAAGGCATCAAGTGGAAGGATGTGGCGGCTGAGATCGGTCTGTCCAAAGAGTGGACGACGGCGGCTTGCCTGGGACAGATGGCGCTTGATAAAAGTCAGGCGGAACTTGTCGGGCGTTTGTTCGACCTGCCCGATGAGGCCGTGGCCTGGTTGCAAATTGCCCCCTATAAAGGCTCGTTACCCACGGCGGTGCCGACCGATCCACTGATCTATCGCTGGTATGAGCTGGTCAATGTCTATGGCACCACCATCAAGGAGTTGATTCATGAAGAGTTTGGTGACGGCATTATGAGCGCCATCGATTTTTCCATGGATATTCAGCGCGAAGCGGATCCCAAAGGCGATCGTGTCAATGTGGTGATGTCGGGTAAGTTTCTGCCGTATAAAACCTATTGA